One Lacunisphaera limnophila DNA window includes the following coding sequences:
- a CDS encoding exosortase/archaeosortase family protein, producing MVSNPAAKSPASPPVRWIFAAACALAGFGVFQFFGNASRGYIDTTSLFYWWGYQWANEASEAEHGWLILALSGWLLVRNLRACDQEQGTSNPGRGWLPAAAMLGGLAVHLLGYALQQTRISIFGLLLFLWGVLALAGGRRWGRAAVFPVAFMVFAIPLSVLDTVGFQMRLGVIEVAWRLAQFIGIDVIRNGTQLMSPEGGYQYDVAAACSGMRSLMALAALSLLLGYLNFRSWPVRLLVGLLCFPFAFVGNVARILAIIVMAEWQGQAAGVKTHDVMGFGVFVIVLGLVQGTVWLLERRGIGSPEAGVGRRQAVGVTGEGRRTVTGDDAPPTVRGTGLVAGVVIAAALVVGLAAHKLNTIPVSPRTGIRLAADGLNPVALPDAIGLDWAGQTAEVTAVERELLPPDTGYSRKNYISLLDRRVQVFLSIVLSGRDRSSIHRPELCLVGQGWTITGRLEHVFRHPDAPDLPVPATVLRIEREFTTARGEKVKVPALFAYWFVGADKVVATNSGRMVHASLGRLRHLQAHRWAYVVAQTLAPDGEPAALARIQAVLDGTLPAFQDPVPAAGL from the coding sequence ATGGTGAGCAATCCAGCCGCAAAAAGCCCCGCATCCCCGCCGGTCCGATGGATCTTCGCGGCGGCGTGCGCGCTGGCCGGGTTCGGGGTTTTCCAGTTTTTCGGCAATGCGAGTCGCGGCTACATCGACACGACGTCACTGTTTTATTGGTGGGGCTACCAGTGGGCCAACGAGGCCTCGGAAGCGGAGCACGGGTGGCTGATCCTGGCGCTGAGCGGGTGGTTGTTGGTGCGCAATCTGCGCGCATGTGACCAGGAACAGGGGACCAGCAACCCGGGCCGCGGCTGGCTGCCGGCGGCGGCGATGCTCGGTGGGCTGGCGGTGCACCTGCTGGGTTATGCGCTGCAGCAGACGCGAATCTCGATCTTTGGGCTCCTGCTGTTTCTCTGGGGAGTACTCGCGCTGGCGGGCGGGCGGCGGTGGGGGCGGGCGGCGGTTTTTCCGGTCGCCTTCATGGTTTTCGCGATTCCGCTCAGCGTGCTCGACACGGTGGGGTTTCAGATGCGGCTGGGGGTCATCGAGGTGGCCTGGCGGCTCGCGCAATTCATCGGCATCGATGTGATCCGCAACGGCACGCAACTCATGTCGCCGGAGGGCGGCTACCAGTACGACGTGGCCGCGGCGTGCAGCGGCATGCGCTCCCTGATGGCGCTGGCGGCGCTGTCACTCCTGCTCGGCTATCTCAATTTCCGGTCCTGGCCGGTGCGGTTGCTGGTGGGCCTGCTCTGTTTTCCCTTCGCCTTTGTCGGCAACGTGGCCCGGATCCTGGCCATCATCGTGATGGCCGAGTGGCAGGGCCAGGCGGCGGGAGTGAAGACCCACGACGTGATGGGCTTCGGGGTTTTTGTCATCGTGCTCGGTCTGGTGCAGGGGACGGTGTGGCTGTTGGAAAGACGCGGCATCGGATCGCCGGAGGCTGGAGTCGGGAGACGGCAGGCAGTGGGCGTGACGGGCGAAGGCCGGCGGACGGTGACAGGGGACGATGCGCCACCGACTGTTCGCGGAACCGGGCTGGTGGCCGGGGTGGTCATCGCCGCCGCATTGGTCGTTGGGTTGGCGGCACATAAGCTCAACACTATCCCGGTGAGCCCGCGCACGGGGATCCGGCTGGCGGCGGACGGGCTCAACCCGGTGGCGCTGCCCGATGCCATCGGCCTCGACTGGGCCGGACAGACGGCGGAAGTCACGGCCGTCGAGCGCGAGTTGCTGCCGCCGGACACCGGTTACTCGCGGAAGAATTACATCTCCCTCCTCGACCGCCGCGTGCAGGTGTTCCTGTCGATCGTGCTGAGCGGGCGTGACCGTTCCTCCATCCACCGGCCGGAGCTGTGCCTGGTCGGGCAGGGGTGGACGATCACCGGGCGGCTGGAGCATGTGTTCCGCCATCCGGATGCGCCGGACCTCCCCGTGCCGGCCACGGTGTTGCGCATCGAGCGGGAGTTCACCACGGCCCGCGGGGAAAAGGTCAAGGTGCCGGCGCTTTTTGCCTACTGGTTCGTGGGGGCCGACAAGGTGGTGGCCACAAACAGCGGTCGGATGGTGCATGCCTCGCTCGGCCGGTTGCGGCACCTCCAGGCACATCGCTGGGCCTATGTGGTGGCCCAGACCCTGGCTCCGGATGGCGAGCCCGCCGCGCTGGCACGGATCCAGGCGGTGCTCGACGGCACCTTGCCGGCGTTCCAGGACCCGGTGCCGGCCGCGGGATTGTAA
- the rny gene encoding ribonuclease Y: MLTVIAAAKQLSQSAEAETALWVFGLAVVAGLGAGYGAVWLLLRQTRRLACEKAQAHQDMAKREAAVSAQEMISKAEEEIRNREAELNRDLDRRKIEIEMMLREIRSHEESLGLLDYQLEQRQERLAREAGAIKQARDAMRDLSKSLRKRLEGVASLDGEEIRKQLREEITFECQEELRALRKDLLERSEQDLVQQGKRILVATMQRLASKPNNDITATIVQLPTEEMKGRIIGREGRNIKSFEASTGTTLLIDESPQMVLISSFDPVRREVAKLALEALVKDGRIHPASIEESVTRARTELDLHIAQIGEEAVDRLKISGLHPEIIKLLGKLRFRFSYTQNVLDHSIEVAQLCSMLASELGLEPNLAKRAGLLHDIGKSIEGEYEGSHALIGADFIRRYGETPIVINAVAAHHEEVKPETVYSGLVILADAISASRPGARAESMTNYLERLGRLERLAMTLPGVQQAFAIQAGREVRVVVQPSVVTDDQAHALAKTLKLKIEQELDYPSTIKVTVIREQRYTETAT, encoded by the coding sequence ATGCTGACCGTCATCGCCGCCGCCAAGCAACTGAGCCAGTCTGCCGAAGCCGAAACCGCCCTGTGGGTTTTCGGCCTGGCGGTGGTGGCCGGCCTGGGCGCGGGGTATGGCGCCGTTTGGCTGCTCCTGCGGCAGACCCGCCGGCTCGCCTGTGAGAAGGCCCAGGCGCACCAGGACATGGCCAAACGTGAGGCGGCCGTCTCCGCGCAGGAAATGATCAGCAAGGCCGAGGAGGAGATCCGCAACCGCGAGGCCGAACTCAACCGGGACCTCGACCGCCGCAAGATCGAGATCGAGATGATGCTGCGCGAGATCCGCTCGCACGAGGAGTCGCTCGGCCTGCTCGACTACCAGCTGGAGCAGCGGCAGGAGCGTCTGGCCCGCGAGGCCGGCGCCATCAAGCAGGCGCGTGACGCCATGCGCGACCTCTCGAAGAGCCTGCGCAAGCGGCTCGAGGGCGTCGCCTCGCTCGACGGCGAGGAGATCCGCAAGCAGCTGCGCGAGGAAATCACCTTTGAGTGCCAGGAGGAGCTGAGGGCGCTGCGGAAGGACCTGCTCGAGCGTTCCGAGCAGGACCTCGTCCAGCAGGGCAAACGCATCCTGGTCGCGACCATGCAGCGGCTGGCGAGCAAGCCGAACAACGACATCACCGCCACGATCGTGCAGCTGCCCACGGAGGAAATGAAGGGCCGCATCATCGGCCGCGAGGGCCGCAACATCAAATCCTTCGAGGCCTCCACCGGCACCACGCTGCTCATCGACGAGTCGCCGCAGATGGTGCTGATCTCCTCCTTTGATCCCGTGCGGCGCGAAGTGGCCAAGCTGGCGCTCGAGGCGCTGGTGAAGGACGGCCGCATCCACCCGGCCAGCATCGAGGAGTCCGTGACCCGCGCCCGCACCGAGCTCGACCTGCACATCGCGCAGATCGGCGAGGAGGCCGTGGACCGGCTCAAGATCTCCGGGCTGCACCCCGAGATCATCAAGCTGCTCGGCAAGCTCCGCTTCCGCTTTTCCTACACGCAGAACGTCCTCGACCACTCCATCGAGGTCGCGCAGCTCTGCTCGATGCTGGCCTCCGAGCTGGGGCTCGAGCCCAACCTGGCCAAGCGGGCCGGGTTGCTGCACGACATCGGCAAGTCGATCGAGGGCGAGTACGAGGGCAGCCATGCGCTGATCGGCGCCGACTTCATCCGCCGCTACGGCGAAACGCCCATCGTGATCAACGCGGTCGCCGCCCACCACGAGGAGGTGAAGCCCGAGACGGTTTACTCCGGCCTCGTCATCCTCGCCGACGCCATCTCGGCCTCGCGCCCCGGGGCGCGCGCGGAGTCCATGACCAACTACCTGGAGCGCCTCGGCCGGCTCGAGCGGCTGGCCATGACGCTGCCGGGCGTGCAGCAGGCCTTCGCCATCCAGGCCGGCCGCGAGGTGCGCGTCGTGGTGCAGCCCAGCGTGGTGACCGACGACCAGGCCCACGCCCTGGCCAAGACCCTCAAGCTCAAGATCGAGCAGGAGCTGGACTACCCGAGCACGATCAAGGTCACGGTGATCCGGGAGCAGCGGTACACCGAAACGGCGACCTGA
- the queF gene encoding preQ(1) synthase, with amino-acid sequence MADKSILETFPNPAPKRDFLIEHTHHEFTSLCPMTGHPDFADITVRYVADKTCVELKSLKLYFHAYRNKGIFFEGATNQICDDIGAALKPRSLTIIANWKARGGFSSRVTCEWKKKR; translated from the coding sequence ATGGCCGACAAAAGCATCCTCGAAACCTTTCCCAATCCCGCGCCGAAGCGCGACTTTCTCATCGAGCACACGCACCACGAGTTCACCTCGCTGTGCCCGATGACCGGGCACCCGGACTTCGCCGACATCACCGTGCGCTACGTGGCGGACAAGACCTGCGTCGAGCTGAAGTCGTTGAAGCTCTATTTCCACGCCTACCGCAACAAGGGCATCTTCTTCGAGGGCGCGACCAACCAGATTTGTGACGACATCGGTGCTGCCCTGAAGCCGCGCAGCCTCACGATCATCGCGAACTGGAAGGCCCGCGGCGGCTTCAGCTCGCGCGTGACCTGCGAGTGGAAGAAGAAGCGTTGA
- the hisN gene encoding histidinol-phosphatase: MDFAPYRAFTLELARASGDFIRPLFGRRDLAVDLKSDDSPVTLADRGAEELMRRLIRTRFPTHGILGEELGPENTDAEWVWVLDPIDGTKSFITGVPLWGTLIGLLHHGQPVLGCIHQPILGQLVVGDGVTTTLNGAPVRCRPTTRLAEATLLTCDWLTPAQHQDGPAFDRLAQSTRLCRTWGDAYAYLLVATGWADLAVDPIMNPWDLAALVPVIRGAGGVITDWSGGPAYPAASTVAAATPELHAAALALLKA; the protein is encoded by the coding sequence ATGGACTTCGCCCCCTACCGCGCCTTCACCCTCGAGCTCGCCCGGGCCAGCGGCGACTTCATCCGGCCGCTTTTCGGACGGCGCGATCTGGCCGTCGACCTCAAGTCGGACGACTCTCCCGTCACGCTCGCTGACCGCGGCGCAGAGGAACTGATGCGCCGCCTGATCCGGACCAGGTTCCCCACCCACGGCATCCTCGGCGAGGAACTCGGACCGGAAAACACGGACGCTGAGTGGGTCTGGGTCCTCGACCCGATCGACGGCACCAAATCCTTCATCACCGGTGTACCGCTCTGGGGCACGCTCATCGGGTTGCTCCACCATGGCCAGCCCGTCCTCGGCTGCATCCATCAGCCCATCCTCGGCCAACTCGTGGTGGGCGATGGCGTGACCACGACCCTCAACGGCGCCCCCGTGCGCTGCCGTCCGACCACCCGCCTGGCCGAGGCCACCCTGCTGACCTGCGACTGGCTCACGCCCGCCCAGCATCAGGACGGCCCCGCCTTTGATCGACTGGCCCAATCCACCCGGCTTTGCCGCACTTGGGGCGACGCCTACGCCTACCTGCTGGTCGCCACCGGCTGGGCCGACCTGGCCGTCGATCCGATCATGAATCCCTGGGATCTGGCCGCCCTCGTGCCCGTCATCCGCGGCGCCGGCGGCGTCATCACCGACTGGTCCGGCGGCCCCGCCTATCCGGCGGCCTCCACCGTCGCGGCGGCCACGCCGGAACTGCACGCGGCCGCGCTGGCGCTGCTGAAAGCTTGA
- a CDS encoding 3'-5' exonuclease, producing the protein MHWAATPIHFIDFEGNATSGILEYGVVTLQGGAIADTQTRLCRATGRIAAEETQVHGLSADGLVTEAYFAAEWERFARLRETGPLAAHFAPVENSLLRKVWPYPREVPDFARPGQTATEWGPWIDTGRLYPQCFPQLGSVRLEDLVRRNGLQVELETEARRFCPPERRRYHAALYDALAGALLLLHLLRRPELSAATIPWLLQMSTLDGEKRDALQQGDLF; encoded by the coding sequence ATGCACTGGGCCGCCACACCGATTCATTTCATCGATTTCGAGGGAAATGCGACCTCGGGTATCCTGGAATACGGGGTGGTGACGCTGCAGGGCGGGGCGATCGCCGACACGCAGACGCGGTTGTGCCGGGCCACCGGGCGCATCGCGGCGGAGGAAACCCAGGTGCACGGGCTGAGCGCGGACGGGCTGGTGACGGAGGCGTATTTCGCGGCCGAGTGGGAGCGCTTCGCCCGGCTGCGGGAGACCGGGCCACTCGCGGCGCATTTCGCGCCGGTGGAGAATTCGCTGCTGCGCAAGGTGTGGCCCTACCCGCGGGAGGTGCCGGATTTCGCGCGCCCGGGGCAAACGGCCACCGAGTGGGGCCCGTGGATCGATACCGGCCGGCTGTACCCGCAGTGCTTCCCGCAGCTCGGCTCCGTGCGGCTGGAGGATCTGGTCCGCCGCAACGGCTTGCAGGTGGAACTGGAGACCGAGGCCCGGCGGTTTTGCCCGCCGGAACGTCGGCGCTACCATGCGGCGCTCTATGATGCCCTGGCCGGGGCGTTGCTCCTGCTGCATTTGCTGCGCCGGCCGGAACTGTCGGCCGCGACGATCCCGTGGTTGCTGCAGATGAGCACGCTCGACGGCGAGAAGCGCGACGCGCTGCAGCAGGGCGACCTGTTCTAG
- a CDS encoding WecB/TagA/CpsF family glycosyltransferase translates to MGSPPRFNLLGTGVSALSLAEACDLVLTARDQRGLGYVCCATAYNVNLARTLPALRAAYHRAWLTTPDGMPLVWLGRWHGHRSITRVYGPDLLAAVCDAGRARGLRHFFYGGDEGVAAQLQEKLCARYPGLQVVGTCTPPFRDPTADELAALRAQAAATRPDVIWVGLSSPKQELFMAAHGSTLDAGLLIGVGAAFDFLSGRVPQAPRWMQRAGLEWLHRLATEPRRLWRRYLVHNPLFVLRTLAQLTGLRKYPLEIAETPKS, encoded by the coding sequence ATGGGCTCCCCGCCGCGCTTCAACCTCCTCGGCACCGGCGTCTCCGCCCTGTCCTTGGCGGAGGCGTGCGACCTCGTGCTGACCGCCCGCGACCAGCGCGGCCTCGGCTACGTTTGCTGCGCCACCGCCTACAACGTCAACCTCGCCCGCACCCTGCCGGCATTGCGCGCCGCCTATCATCGCGCGTGGCTCACCACCCCCGACGGCATGCCGCTGGTCTGGCTGGGTCGCTGGCACGGCCATCGGTCCATCACCCGCGTGTACGGGCCGGACCTGCTCGCCGCCGTGTGCGACGCGGGCCGCGCCCGCGGCCTGAGGCATTTTTTTTATGGCGGTGATGAGGGCGTGGCCGCGCAGCTCCAGGAAAAACTGTGCGCCCGCTATCCGGGCCTGCAAGTGGTGGGCACCTGCACGCCGCCTTTCCGCGATCCAACCGCCGACGAGCTGGCCGCACTCCGCGCCCAGGCCGCCGCCACCCGGCCCGATGTGATCTGGGTGGGCCTCAGCTCGCCCAAGCAGGAATTGTTCATGGCCGCCCACGGCTCCACGCTTGATGCCGGCCTGCTCATCGGGGTCGGCGCGGCCTTCGATTTCCTCTCCGGCCGTGTGCCCCAGGCCCCCCGCTGGATGCAGCGCGCCGGCCTCGAGTGGCTCCACCGCCTCGCCACCGAGCCCCGCCGGCTCTGGCGCCGCTACCTGGTCCACAACCCGCTGTTTGTCCTCCGCACCTTGGCGCAGCTTACCGGGCTCAGGAAATATCCCCTGGAGATCGCGGAAACGCCGAAGAGCTGA
- a CDS encoding MFS transporter: MKELLRDPRIRRLLLANITGSIGSGVTLFAVPWLLVQQPGGNASYGTVTLVTTVVLFLFMPYYGVWVDHHSRKTMLLGSELFGFAAMGTLAAVCAFSGGYNLVSLCAIYFCGMLYYTLHFPAKFAFLQQVFDRSQYQSLMGLMEIQGQTAMMISGGLGAVLVEHVSLSTILLLDAGTYLFSFAIQSTIPYQATHLTADAAPRTSAWRAIGEGWTWLRDRPRLTVFFAASLLPFIAVMVGNYLFPIYIAQTLGAGAWVFGAGEVVFAAGAILAGLSLPRLIATHSARQTVPFTIAVFAAGAALLVLFPQVGAYLVAALLLGYGNAGSRVARSAAILHLVDNKVMGRVGSFFHAYDRVLRTVLTSAVIAIVAAGGPRPAFALLLALVLVGLVAVLRSRSALPPAA, translated from the coding sequence ATGAAAGAACTCCTCCGTGACCCGCGCATTCGGCGCCTGCTGCTGGCCAATATCACCGGCTCCATCGGCTCGGGCGTCACGCTGTTCGCCGTGCCATGGCTGCTCGTCCAGCAACCCGGGGGCAACGCCAGCTACGGCACGGTCACGCTCGTCACCACCGTGGTGCTGTTCCTCTTCATGCCCTACTACGGCGTGTGGGTGGACCACCATTCCCGCAAGACCATGCTGCTCGGCAGCGAACTCTTCGGCTTTGCCGCCATGGGCACGCTGGCGGCGGTCTGCGCCTTCTCGGGCGGTTACAACCTCGTCTCCCTCTGCGCCATCTACTTTTGCGGCATGCTCTACTACACGCTGCATTTCCCCGCCAAGTTCGCCTTTCTGCAACAGGTCTTCGACCGGTCCCAGTATCAGTCACTCATGGGCCTGATGGAAATCCAGGGCCAGACCGCGATGATGATCTCGGGTGGCCTCGGCGCCGTGCTGGTCGAGCACGTCAGCCTCTCCACCATCCTGCTGCTCGATGCTGGCACCTACCTGTTCAGCTTCGCGATCCAGTCGACGATCCCCTATCAAGCCACCCATCTCACGGCGGACGCCGCCCCGCGGACCTCGGCCTGGCGCGCGATAGGCGAGGGCTGGACCTGGCTCCGCGACCGGCCGCGCCTGACCGTCTTCTTCGCCGCCTCGCTCCTGCCCTTCATCGCCGTGATGGTCGGCAACTACCTTTTCCCGATCTACATCGCCCAGACCCTTGGCGCGGGTGCGTGGGTCTTCGGCGCGGGTGAGGTGGTTTTCGCCGCCGGCGCCATCCTCGCCGGCTTGAGCCTCCCGCGGCTCATCGCCACGCACTCGGCCCGGCAAACTGTCCCCTTCACCATCGCGGTGTTCGCCGCCGGCGCCGCCTTGCTCGTGCTGTTCCCGCAGGTCGGTGCCTACTTGGTCGCCGCCCTGCTGCTCGGCTACGGCAACGCCGGCAGCCGCGTCGCCCGCAGCGCGGCCATCCTGCATCTCGTGGACAACAAGGTCATGGGGCGCGTCGGTTCCTTCTTTCATGCCTATGACCGCGTCCTGCGCACCGTGCTGACCTCCGCCGTCATTGCGATCGTCGCCGCCGGCGGGCCCCGCCCCGCCTTCGCCCTGCTGCTCGCCCTCGTGCTGGTCGGCCTCGTCGCCGTGCTCCGGAGCCGCTCGGCCCTGCCACCCGCCGCTTGA
- the corA gene encoding magnesium/cobalt transporter CorA, translating into MIHSFIFSEGKLVGRDLELEALRLVQADKGLIVWVDLENPTDEEIKAVLEGLFQFHPLAIEDCVTPSPLPKIEDYEDYLFMVTHAVDYNRTDKFATTELDLFLGKEFLVTFHRTALRSVSALTERLAKNVGPGPRGPDRLAHTLLDLLVDNYTPMLAELHNELEEIEDIVLTRDADKQFVSELLQVRGDFTKLRQIVRPQRDIIDRLARGDSKFIRTTLLPYYRDLRDNLTRLEETVTGYHERLMMGFDIYLNKAAGEANEGIKFLTALTAITLPVMVIGTWYGMNFEHMKELQSPHGYQIATGITLFSTVLTAIYLKRKKWF; encoded by the coding sequence ATGATCCACTCCTTCATCTTCAGCGAAGGCAAGCTGGTCGGTCGCGACCTGGAGCTCGAAGCCCTCCGCCTGGTGCAGGCCGACAAGGGTCTCATCGTCTGGGTTGATCTCGAGAACCCCACCGACGAGGAGATCAAGGCCGTGCTCGAGGGTCTCTTCCAGTTTCACCCGCTGGCCATCGAGGACTGCGTCACCCCCAGCCCGCTGCCCAAGATCGAGGATTACGAGGACTACCTCTTCATGGTCACGCACGCCGTGGACTACAACCGCACGGACAAGTTCGCGACCACCGAGCTCGACCTCTTCCTCGGCAAGGAATTCCTCGTCACCTTCCACCGCACCGCGCTCCGCTCCGTCAGCGCCCTCACCGAGCGCCTCGCCAAGAACGTCGGCCCCGGCCCGCGCGGCCCCGATCGCCTCGCCCACACCCTTCTCGACCTGCTCGTCGACAACTACACCCCCATGCTCGCCGAGCTGCACAACGAGCTGGAGGAGATCGAGGACATCGTGCTCACCCGCGACGCCGACAAGCAGTTTGTCAGCGAGTTGCTCCAGGTCCGCGGCGACTTCACCAAGCTGCGCCAGATCGTCCGCCCGCAGCGCGACATCATCGACCGGCTCGCCCGGGGCGACAGCAAGTTCATCCGCACGACCCTCCTGCCCTACTACCGCGACCTGCGCGACAACCTCACCCGCCTCGAGGAGACCGTGACCGGCTACCACGAGCGGCTGATGATGGGCTTCGACATCTACCTCAACAAGGCCGCGGGCGAGGCCAACGAGGGCATCAAGTTCCTCACCGCGCTCACCGCCATCACCCTCCCGGTCATGGTCATCGGCACCTGGTACGGCATGAACTTCGAGCACATGAAGGAGCTGCAAAGCCCCCATGGTTACCAGATCGCCACCGGCATCACCCTGTTCTCGACGGTGCTCACCGCCATCTACCTGAAGCGGAAGAAGTGGTTCTGA